Genomic segment of Drosophila biarmipes strain raj3 chromosome 2L, RU_DBia_V1.1, whole genome shotgun sequence:
GCGACGGGGTCGTCGGGGTGCGGCGGCTTTTCCGGGGGGCGCATGTGAAAAGCGCGTAAAGAAAAGTAAGTGACAGAACGGCACAGAAATTTgtgtattaaaataaatcaaataaccAACTAAACGATGCATACACACCGCACTGAGTGCGCTGCAAATGGCATCGCATCTGTGAAGTGAAAAGAGAATGCGAGCGAAGATACAcgggattcggattcggattcagacTCGCAGTCCGATTCGGATCCACTTCACGGCATCTTTGACAAATTAATTGATATTGAACCGTTTCGAAATTCCGCTGCGACAAAATGTCGAACTAACAGATTCAAAAACATATATTCTGTGTATATAGggggaatttatttttagcgtCTTTTTCCCCACTCCCCTTAGCCTCTAAAAAAGAACTCTTGAATCGGTCGCGAAAGACAAATGCTGTGTATATAATTTGCTGCTGAACgatcgaaaatattttgatatccAATAAATGCTTAACCAGGGAAAAAGTGCCAAAGCATCCCGTACATATCTATATAGGTGGGCCAAGAGGGGCTCGCGCGTCAACAATTTTCAAGCGTGTACACAAAAATCCAGCCAAGCGCATTGCCCGCAATAAATCCGAGACGagacccagacccagacccacCAACCACCACCCAGCGCCCGCCACCCAGCACCACCCACTTGGGCCAGTTCACTCGACCACTTGATTAACGCCAATGCCAATTCAACGCAGAAAATCTCTATAAAAGTTCAGTTCCCGCAGAGAGCATGCGTTCGGTTCTGCGGAGAAAAGCTTTCTCTCACCTCGGCCGCTCTCTTTCCACCCCCAGTTGCGCCCTCTCGCTCACTCCTCGCACAGGACGTGCTCGTGTCCCCCGagcattttgtttttgtcattGACCTGTTGtggaaaaaactatatctgTCAGTTCATCAACTATTTACGGagcaattataaaatatatcatgTGCTCTGTACTATAAAAGGGGAAACATCTTTATGAAAAGGGCTCTACCTTTGAAACCTAAGCCCTGAAGTGCTTCTTAATCGATATGGGCATGGGATACCCTGCAACAGCTGTGAGGTTCCCAgctcattatttttttgcaagttACCAAAGAATTACTTAAAACTTAGTAAGAAGTTAACATATTATGGTATCAACCTGTTATAATTGGCTTTTCATAAACTATTTATGTCGATTGGGAAAGTTTGGTGATGTGCGACTAATAAAAGGGGTTTAAAGGGTTTTTAAAAACTGTATTGTCCAGAGGTCCTTGCGGGTAAAACATCTGTAAGGTTCCCAAATTCTGCAAAAGATTCGTCTTTATATATGAACAGTATGAACACTGAtcaaaacttaaaatatatcataAACTAGGATTACTGTGAACTCAATTACAATTTGTATAACCTccatcaaaaattattaattattttataaccttattattaataattcaaaattcttaccCTCCATTGCAGGACATCAATAgtcaattgtaatttaaagaGTAGGGAATCGAACGACCGCAATGGGCAACGTGTGCAGTTCCGGCCAGAAGAAAAAGAAGGACAAGGACAGTGCCTCCGAAAAGTCCGACGAGTAAGTGTGCCCATCTCATGGCGAAGTGTCGTGACGTGAACTGATTTTGGTTGTGATTGCAGCTCGCCTCCCTACCAGGAGGCGGAACAGAAGGACAACCTGATCTCCACCGACTCGAGTGCTGGCGACGAGAAGCGTGCTCCTTTGGCGGCCGTGGAGGCGCTGCCGGAGGTGACGCCACTGCCAGAGGCCAATGGAAACCAGCCGCAGGCCCAGAAGCAACAGCCGCCAACGGTCCCAGGCAAGGCAGGCGGGGCTGATAAGggtacaaataaaaatgttatatttatttcatataccTGTAGACCAAGATCCACCTTTAACACAAGAGGACTATGAGGAgtacttttaaaattagaagTAATCGAAATGATAGAATAAATGCTTTTAAgattttgaacatttttttttccgCAAATTCTTTAGAATATACTTATAGATCATTGTTTCACATATCTGCAGATTTCCCATTTACATCTTATATAATCGTAGTAAGGCTATTCTTTAACTTAAGAATATTCGGAGTGATAATTCCTAATGGTCCTGATCACTCCCTTAATCCGCGAGCTCTTCAGAATAATCATAGCTATCTTTGCATATTAACCATAAAATATCAGATTAATTTAAGTATGATCCTGGTTCCCCATCTTAACCATCGTTACCTCTCCGACAGATTCGAACAGCACCACACCTCAGGGGGCGCAGGCGCCCAGTGACGTGGCCAATGCCAATCCAGGAGCCGGGAACCTGAGCGTGCTGCAGGGCAAGCCGCCGCCCGGCCGGAAGATTGAGCGGGACAAAAAGATCGTGGTCTACATCCTGGCCGACAACAGCACCGAGTACAAGAAGCACAAGCGCGTCGTCCACAGCCTGTACAAACACTTCAAGAGCAAGTGCCAAAGCCGTGGCTTCGACTTCATCATCGCCGATGTCCACGACAGCGAGCCGGAAACGGAGCCGGGCAATGGCAATGCCCGCAAGGATTTCTCGCGCCTGCAGGAGGTGAAGCGCTGGACACAGACACCGCTGGAGGCCCAGGGCGGTCACGAGGAGGCGGCCAACTGCCTGTGCGAGATCACGCGCCACTCGGCCGGAGCGTATGTGGTGCCGGTCCTCTTCCTGGGCGCCACCCTGGGCACTCCAATGCTGCCGCTGACCATAGAGAGCCAGGACTTCACCTCGGTGCTGGGCACCGCCAGTGAGGCAGAGCGCCTGCTCCTGGAGAAATGGTACACCATTGACAACTCCTACCAGCCGATGTGCCACCGCCTCCATGCCCAACAGGTGGACCCGTACTCCAGCCAGGCGAACGGAGAACTTAACGAGCTGCTTGCCGTCCTGTTGCGCCTCTTCTCCGACGACGTCAAGGACTCGTATCTGACCACCGTGGTGGAGCAGGAGATAAACAACACTGTGCTGATAAGTCAGGAGCTAGCCAAGCGGTGCATATGGATACAGACAGGCAACCAGATGGCGCGACTGCCGGATAATGCCAGCCAGTTGGAGCAGGAGGTGCAGCGGCGCATCAGTCATGTTTATTCCGGTCTCAAGAACCAGTTGAGCGAGAAGAACCTCATCCGGCTGCTGCCCACAATGAGCATTCTGGACGAGGAGCTTTCGGCTGTGATCGAGAGCCTGCTGGACAAGGTTCTGGCcgggatcttcgaggagcacCAGCAGAAGAGCAGCATTCCGTACAACACGCTGGGCGTGGACCGGGTGCTGCTCGAGGAACTTCGCCTGGTGGGCCACTACTCGAAGCTGCTCGCCCAGAACTCGGCCAACTTCGACATTATGAACGACGTGAAGCGCTACATCCGGGACAGCACCGCCCAACCGCTGGTCATATCCGGCGCCCGGGGTAGCGGCAAGAGCGTCCTGGTCTCCAAGATCATGGAGAACGTGCACCGATGGAAGCCGGAAGCCCAGCTCATACTGAGGTAGGCTTACAAAAGGAATCTAGAAAGATTAAccatcatttatttattccttaCGATATAATCATTCGTATATTTACCCCTACAGATATGCCAATCTCAGTGCCCGCTCCTCGGATCTCACCTCACTGCTGGGTTCAATGGCCAACCAGATGTCCGTCCTGGAGACAGGTCATCAATGCCAAGTGCCACACGTAAGGGATACAGTCTCTATGCACAGCCAAAGGATatttaattacatattttCTTCCAATTCAGACACTAGAGGCTTATGCTCGTGTTATCCGCGAGATCCTGGAGCGACAGCAGCGCTTCTTTGTGCTGATCATCGACGGTGTGGACGAACTGCAGCGGGAGGAACTTCTCGATTGGATTCCCCAGCAGCTGGGCAGTGCCAAGCTGATCCTCACCGTCAGCGAGCTGGCGGATGAGGGCGAGGACGTGGACGGGACGGAGGCTGGGCAGGACTCCTTTGATATGCTCGCCGCGCTGGCGCAGTTGGGCATACCACAGCGGTGCTTCCTGAAGCTGCGACAATTTACGGAGCGCCAGTGGCACGACATCCTCAGTTCCGGTGGCGGCGACTTCTATGCGGCCAACGGTGCGCTCAAGCTGCCCGACGAATGGAAGACGCTGCACGGCAAGACTCCGTATCACGCCAAGTCCTTGTGGTGGCTCGCCTGGCTCGGGCATGTGGCCCAGCCGATCAGTGAGATCGGGGAGATCTCCGGCCGTATTTTGCAGGTGCTCGAGTCCAAGTTTGCCGCCGATCAGGtggaactgctgctgctgatcgTCCGACTGTCGCCGTGGGGCATCCGCGAGAGCGACTGCCTGGGAGTGTTCCAGAAAATGACGCAGCTGGAGGCGCAGGTCGCCTTTAAGGTCTGGTCCAAGTTCTGCTGGCTGATGGGACCAATGCTGTTAGATCTTAAGAATATTAGGATAGCGGACAGGAGCTTTGGACGAGCGGTCCTGGCGAGGTACGCGCAGAAACAGTGGCTGGTACATGAAGCGCTGCGGGACTACTTCGACCGGCAGGACAGCGAGTTCAAGGGTAGCCAGGGTGCCAACACGTGAGTTGTACTCCACTGATCGGTAATCAAATATCATAATCTCTTCTCCTCGACAGCTACAATTACCAAAAGTACTTAAAACTGCCTTATCATCACTTCTGTGCCGTGATTGAGGACAATCCGGCGCCGCACAAGATAGACATACTCTTCAACTGCTTTTACTTTACGGACCTGCAGTGGATCGCCAACAAGGTGCACGCCACGGGACCGGAGCACCTGCTGCACGACATCCTGCAGGCGGAGTGGCTGGCCAAGTCAGGCGGCGAGTACTGCCCCCCTGGCTACGTGCACATCCAATTCCTCAAGCAATTCCTCGAGCAGTACCTCCACGAGCTGAGCTACGATGGCCAGCAGTTCTACACGCTGATGAAGTACTATCTGAAAACTCGCTTCAGGGAGGCACCGGAGCTGAAGGACGACGAGAAGATACGCTCCTGGTGGGAGTACACCAACGAGCTGGAGTTCGCCTTTCTGGAGATCCTGAACGCAGATCTGGATGCGGAGAATTGCAATCAGTCGGAGGTTGATGCTCCAGCTTCGGAGCCCGTCAAGGGATACGATGTCCTGATGAATCTGCCCCAGCCCGGCTGCTATGTGGCCTCCATGTGCACCGAGCGAGCTGAGATTTGCATCTGGGATGTGAAGAACTGCTGCCGCATCCGTGAACTGCAGGGCATCCAGCAGCCGACGGCCATGTGTCCTGTGGGCAACTATGAGGCCGCAGTCCTTTGTCGCCGAGAGATCAGGGTCATTAATCTGGACGAGGGAAAGTTTAAGGTGACTTGCACTTAGATTAAATTCGTGGGCCTGAAATATatgagttttttaaattttcaggtTACTCTTAAGGGCGTGATGAACCAAAAGATGCCATATTTTGGTCTGCATGATCAGAACCACTTGGTTTGTCTGTCCCGGAACCGGATGTATGTGAATCTGATGAATCTGGAGTCGGGCGACTGTGTGACCACATTCAAGGCGGGCGAGGACCGCTTTCTCAATTCCCTTTTGGTCTCCGGAGATGGACGGTAACTAGTTTAAATATGGCTTACTAAAGTGGTTACTTAATCCTTCCCTGCTCTTCAGGATCTTGGTGTGCGGCGACGAGACCCAGAAGCCTTTCCCCCTGCTCGTCTGGCACCTTTCCCAGCGCAAGCTGCTCTACGACCTCCGAATCCCCCACCACGACTTCATCACCTCCCTGTCGGCGATCACCCACGAGGGCTCCTACGTTTGCGTGGTGGCCAAGGAGCTGAACGAGCCCACGACGCCCAACTTCATTGTGGTATACGACCTGCAGAGCGGCACTCTGTTCAAGAAGTGGAAGCCCACCTGCAACACCGTCTCGCTGGCCATCTCCCAGGTGAACGCCTGCGTCATCGCTGGCCTCGAGGATGCCAAAATCCTGATCTGGGACCTGGTCACGGGCAACTGCAAGAGCACCCTGATCGGCCACAATGCTCCGGTGACGTTCTTGAAGCTGGATCCGCTGGGCAAGGTGCTGCTCTCCTACGACAAGGAGGGACGCGACTCTGCCGTCCGCATGTGGGAGTTGAATACAGGTAGGTTTCGAAGTCGTCACCTTAATCAGCATATTTAATGTGTGCTCCTTTGCTTCAGCCAAATCCCTGGCCGTGTTCAAGCCGCCGGCGCAGGTGAGCACCTGTGAGATCCTGCCGAACGGGGCCTACGTGGTGCTGGCTCTCAAGGATCGCAACTCGCTGTTGACCCTGGCTTTGAAGAACTACGGCGACGGATCGGTTGCTGCCCTGGACGATGACTGCGGCACCATCTACGGCAATCCGGACAACCAGCACAAAGTTTTCGACTTGAgtaattaaatcaattaacGCTAGTTATCATTATTCAAATTATAAATGAAACCTAACAGGGGAGAGCTTGAGAAAGGCATAACTCtgaattattataaatatggCAAACAAATTTCTCATGCATAATTCATTAGATGTATGTAAAATTCTTTGAGCAAATCTTACCAAATGTACAAAGCAAAGGAAAtccaaagaaaattaaaaatttcgaaaatctACTCAGTTGATGGGTCATTTGTGGTGTTCTTTATGTGGTGGCAAATAGATACAGCAGGTTCTTGGCAAACTGGATGATCTCGGTGCCGCCGAGCTTGGAGGTGCCATAGATGCGGTCCACGAAGGTGATGGGCACCTCGGCGATGGTGTAGCCATGCTGTCTGGCCCGGACCAGCATCTCCATTTGGAAGACATAGCCCTTGGACACGCAGCTTGCGATGCACTTCTCCAGTACATCCTTCTTGTAGAGCCGGAAGGACCCAGTCAGATCACTGGCATCCGGACGGAGGAGGACCTGGGACAGAAAGTTTGCCCCGCGCGAGATGAGCTTGCGTTTGAAGTCCCAGCCAAAGACGCCGCCATCGCCGGCATACCGAGTGCCGGACACGATGTCGTAGTCtccctgctgctgcagcttgaTGAACTCCGGGATGAATTTGGGCTGCATTAGTTAATGTACATTAGTTTAACATACTTCCTCGATGTCTGCCTCTTATCAAAGCTCACATGATGACTCAAATCCGCATCGATGATAACAATAAAGTCCCCGGTGGCATGTTTGATGCCGTGTATGTAGGCCGTCCCAAGGCCCAGTTTGGAGCCGCGGGGTCTCAACACTATCCTGTCTTCGCCGTAAATCTTCTGCAAATCCTTGGCCACATCCAGCGTTCCATCCGGACTGCCATCATCAATAACAATCACCTCGTACTCCAGGCCGCTGCAAAGGAATGGACTACAAATGCCTGTTTTTTAGGACTTTAACCGCCGCCACTC
This window contains:
- the LOC108032578 gene encoding uncharacterized protein LOC108032578; its protein translation is MGNVCSSGQKKKKDKDSASEKSDDSPPYQEAEQKDNLISTDSSAGDEKRAPLAAVEALPEVTPLPEANGNQPQAQKQQPPTVPGKAGGADKDSNSTTPQGAQAPSDVANANPGAGNLSVLQGKPPPGRKIERDKKIVVYILADNSTEYKKHKRVVHSLYKHFKSKCQSRGFDFIIADVHDSEPETEPGNGNARKDFSRLQEVKRWTQTPLEAQGGHEEAANCLCEITRHSAGAYVVPVLFLGATLGTPMLPLTIESQDFTSVLGTASEAERLLLEKWYTIDNSYQPMCHRLHAQQVDPYSSQANGELNELLAVLLRLFSDDVKDSYLTTVVEQEINNTVLISQELAKRCIWIQTGNQMARLPDNASQLEQEVQRRISHVYSGLKNQLSEKNLIRLLPTMSILDEELSAVIESLLDKVLAGIFEEHQQKSSIPYNTLGVDRVLLEELRLVGHYSKLLAQNSANFDIMNDVKRYIRDSTAQPLVISGARGSGKSVLVSKIMENVHRWKPEAQLILRYANLSARSSDLTSLLGSMANQMSVLETGHQCQVPHTLEAYARVIREILERQQRFFVLIIDGVDELQREELLDWIPQQLGSAKLILTVSELADEGEDVDGTEAGQDSFDMLAALAQLGIPQRCFLKLRQFTERQWHDILSSGGGDFYAANGALKLPDEWKTLHGKTPYHAKSLWWLAWLGHVAQPISEIGEISGRILQVLESKFAADQVELLLLIVRLSPWGIRESDCLGVFQKMTQLEAQVAFKVWSKFCWLMGPMLLDLKNIRIADRSFGRAVLARYAQKQWLVHEALRDYFDRQDSEFKGSQGANTYNYQKYLKLPYHHFCAVIEDNPAPHKIDILFNCFYFTDLQWIANKVHATGPEHLLHDILQAEWLAKSGGEYCPPGYVHIQFLKQFLEQYLHELSYDGQQFYTLMKYYLKTRFREAPELKDDEKIRSWWEYTNELEFAFLEILNADLDAENCNQSEVDAPASEPVKGYDVLMNLPQPGCYVASMCTERAEICIWDVKNCCRIRELQGIQQPTAMCPVGNYEAAVLCRREIRVINLDEGKFKVTLKGVMNQKMPYFGLHDQNHLVCLSRNRMYVNLMNLESGDCVTTFKAGEDRFLNSLLVSGDGRILVCGDETQKPFPLLVWHLSQRKLLYDLRIPHHDFITSLSAITHEGSYVCVVAKELNEPTTPNFIVVYDLQSGTLFKKWKPTCNTVSLAISQVNACVIAGLEDAKILIWDLVTGNCKSTLIGHNAPVTFLKLDPLGKVLLSYDKEGRDSAVRMWELNTAKSLAVFKPPAQVSTCEILPNGAYVVLALKDRNSLLTLALKNYGDGSVAALDDDCGTIYGNPDNQHKVFDLSN
- the LOC108032580 gene encoding dolichol-phosphate mannosyltransferase subunit 1, producing the protein MPTNVHKYSILLPTYNEKDNLPIIIWLIVKYMKASGLEYEVIVIDDGSPDGTLDVAKDLQKIYGEDRIVLRPRGSKLGLGTAYIHGIKHATGDFIVIIDADLSHHPKFIPEFIKLQQQGDYDIVSGTRYAGDGGVFGWDFKRKLISRGANFLSQVLLRPDASDLTGSFRLYKKDVLEKCIASCVSKGYVFQMEMLVRARQHGYTIAEVPITFVDRIYGTSKLGGTEIIQFAKNLLYLFATT